In Acidisarcina polymorpha, the DNA window GCGGTTATTAGTAGCCTTAGTGATTTTCGTTGTGCTGGTCGTCGCCCCTGTACTTCTGGCTCAATCGGGCACCGGCAACATCACGGGGCGAGTGACCGATCCAACCGGAGCGGTTATTCCAGGAGCGAAGATCCTGGCTACTAATCTAGATACCGGCGTCGTCAAGGAAGCAACCACGAATAGCGCCGGTGTATATCTGCTTCAAGAGCTAAAGCCGGGCCACTACAGCCTGCAAGCCTCGGCTCCTAACTTCAAAACCCTGCTGCGTTCCGGTGTCACCTTGGACGTCGAGGATCAGCTGGGCGTGGATCTGGCGCTCGAAGTGGGCGCCGTTTCGGATACAGTCACAGTGAAGCAGGATACCTCTGGGCTGCGAACCGAGGATGCACAGACAGGCGAGGTGGTTACCAATGCATTGGTCGAGAACATACCAAACATCTCGACGGGCTCTATTCGCGACCCGTTTGCATTGATATCGATTGCCGGCAACGTTCAAGGGACCGGCGGTCGAGCGGGCTATGGGATTGGTCTCAACGGTATTAACTCTCCCTCTACGACACGCATCAACGGCGGACGCACCGAAGCCACAGAATACCTTGTCGACGGTATTCCCGTGACGTTTGGTTTTGTGCACAACGTCTCAAATGCCACACCTGCGACTGAAGACGTTGCTGAGTTTAAGGTCATCACGAACGGCTTGTCGGCCGAATATGGACGTCTCTCCGGCGGAGCTCTTAGTATTGCAACCCAGGCCGGGACGAACAATCTTCATGGTCAACTCTTCGAATATAACCAGAACGCCTTCCTGAACGCGAACAACTATCAAAACACCGCACAAACGCCAGTCGCGTCCAAGTCGAACTTCCGTCAAAATGATTTTGGGATCGCAATGGGTGGCCCCGTTATTTTGCCCCACTACAACGGCCACAATAAGACGTTCTGGTTTGCGAACTACGAGGGTCTGCGAAGCAGTCAATCGGGCAATGTGCAGCTCGCGCAGACGATCACCGATCAGGAGCGCACGGGAGATATGAGGGACATCGGAACTCCCGAAGGAGAAGCTTCAGGAAATGATCCTTATCCACAGGTTTGGAACCCTTACCAATACAATCCAAACCAGGTCGTTGACCCGAATACCGGAAATCTGACTTATGAAAAATACCTATCTCAGGATCCACGGTGCCCTGGTCAGAACGGCGAGTGTATTCCTCAGGGCGAGCTCAATCCGATCACCCAGGCATACATCGCCCTATTGCCCCATCCCAACCACGCGGTGATCGCGGGTTCTGGAACAGCCGGTAATTTCTCTATTCGTCAACCAGGTACGATCACTCAAAACAATTGGTCGGTTCGCATCGACCAAAATCTGAGCGAAAAAAGCAATATGTATGCCCGCTTTTCCTACAGCTCGGGTTCGACCTACACGGGTCCGCTCAACCCGGTTCTGGGCACTGCTTCCTATAACAATATTGATGGCGGTTACAGCGCGACCCTTCATTACAACCACGCGTTTTCTCCGACAACCCTTTTGGACGTTTACGTGGGTGGAAACTACAACCCTTTCAGCGGTGGCAACACTCTTCCTTCCAGCTACGACAACTCGAACCTTGGACTTAGTTCAAACGTTCTTGCACTGATCGGAACGAAGAACAATATCTTCAACGTGCATAACGGACCCTTTAGCGAAGCCATGAATTTTGGCGGAAATCTCCCCGGTGGCGGACAACTATGGCCCATGCTACAGGCCGCAGTCTACAACAAAATAGCCTCTACTTCGTACTCCTACGGGGGTTCGATGACGAAGATTCTCGGACGTCACTCGCTCAAGTTCGGTTATGAGGGTCGGCGCTACTTCGACAATCCGCTAACGTCTTCGCAGGCTGCCTCAAACAACGACGGCGACGGTCTGGCATTCACAGCTGACGCGGTCGTGAATCAATACCTGGATACGGGTTCCAACACGTGGGGCTCCCAAGCCAACTCAAGCGGCTTGGGACAATTTCTATTGGGTGTTGATACCTGGGCCCAGATCACCGCCCAGGTGGGCCGCTCGCTCGCCCAAAACTACTATGCGTCTTACGTGCAGGACGACTTCAAAGCCACTCCAAAACTCACGCTCAATCTCGGCCTTCGCTGGGAGATGGAAAGTCCGGTTACGGAGCGCCATAACAACCTGAGCCTTTGGGACCCGAATGCGGCGCCCCCATTTAGTATAGTTCCTGGATACAGCTTTAGTGCGGCGGTCGCAGCCGCCGGCCTCAATCCGGCCGACGTGCAAACGCCTCCCTGGATAAACGGCTATTTGCCAGGAAATCTAGTATTAGCCGGTACGCCGGAGCACCCTGCACGCACCGCGACCGGCTATTATCCTT includes these proteins:
- a CDS encoding carboxypeptidase regulatory-like domain-containing protein; this translates as MCKRLLVALVIFVVLVVAPVLLAQSGTGNITGRVTDPTGAVIPGAKILATNLDTGVVKEATTNSAGVYLLQELKPGHYSLQASAPNFKTLLRSGVTLDVEDQLGVDLALEVGAVSDTVTVKQDTSGLRTEDAQTGEVVTNALVENIPNISTGSIRDPFALISIAGNVQGTGGRAGYGIGLNGINSPSTTRINGGRTEATEYLVDGIPVTFGFVHNVSNATPATEDVAEFKVITNGLSAEYGRLSGGALSIATQAGTNNLHGQLFEYNQNAFLNANNYQNTAQTPVASKSNFRQNDFGIAMGGPVILPHYNGHNKTFWFANYEGLRSSQSGNVQLAQTITDQERTGDMRDIGTPEGEASGNDPYPQVWNPYQYNPNQVVDPNTGNLTYEKYLSQDPRCPGQNGECIPQGELNPITQAYIALLPHPNHAVIAGSGTAGNFSIRQPGTITQNNWSVRIDQNLSEKSNMYARFSYSSGSTYTGPLNPVLGTASYNNIDGGYSATLHYNHAFSPTTLLDVYVGGNYNPFSGGNTLPSSYDNSNLGLSSNVLALIGTKNNIFNVHNGPFSEAMNFGGNLPGGGQLWPMLQAAVYNKIASTSYSYGGSMTKILGRHSLKFGYEGRRYFDNPLTSSQAASNNDGDGLAFTADAVVNQYLDTGSNTWGSQANSSGLGQFLLGVDTWAQITAQVGRSLAQNYYASYVQDDFKATPKLTLNLGLRWEMESPVTERHNNLSLWDPNAAPPFSIVPGYSFSAAVAAAGLNPADVQTPPWINGYLPGNLVLAGTPEHPARTATGYYPWNFSPRLGFAYQIDSKTVVRGSFAFMYLPTSGNITSYGDAPGVTYSTQASNNPTQIANYSALPGQGLSSVSDLFTPAQITTFEHNTHAANIQTTQTIVGTGGVNIHSHMPRESDWGLSVQRQLPGGWLMELIYSANYSDSLLAEATPSRFPANLHTGGPNGSNASIYTTPVAAPFGSQIPCINPNSCGIIGSTMSLGILEYPYPYYGPTLVEDSNIGKSNYESGSVRVEHRYNSGLYLLFNYTYSKSLDDAGGADNNLGGPGTGTGTGGKPYQTVYTIASSYGLSSLDVANKASLTYIYDLPFGQGRKWVNQTQGVGHAILNGVAGGWSFAGLSQWYSGTPISIAPQGTQQDSVTVYNFYTGLSLLPGYTLSDLFAKNFRGNGSVKVPYGGTPKSGAVGRFNCAAAESYGGTPQSNCWTVTPFTNGNIPSVVGEARNPGNWITNLSFMKNFPVGSDGSRYFQLRLEATNAFNHPGYGNYDNNPQDSTFGYVINPANAERHMQVGGRFVF